One Miscanthus floridulus cultivar M001 chromosome 11, ASM1932011v1, whole genome shotgun sequence DNA window includes the following coding sequences:
- the LOC136493153 gene encoding photosynthetic NDH subunit of subcomplex B 4, chloroplastic-like isoform X3, with amino-acid sequence MASQLLRPHSHVAAAAALHSVRRADRHGRCPATLGRFHGHGCSRSGRPKRSGSAKVSAFPSLDVVPLMVTMVEHVDMSRDYVVTKSIWHLSDAALKSVYTFYAMFTVWGVCFFASMKDPFYDSDTYRSAGGDGTVHWYYDRQEDLEASAREELLREELLEEIEQRVGGLRELEEVVTK; translated from the exons ATGGCCTCGCAACTGCTCAGGCCACACTCtcacgtcgccgccgccgccgccctgcacTCCGTGAGGAGAGCcgaccgccatggccgctgccccGCGACA CTCGGCAGGTTCCATGGCCACGGGTGCAGCAGGTCCGGCCGTCCTAAG AGATCCGGCTCAGCGAAGGTGAGCGCCTTCCCGTCGCTGGACGTGGTGCCGCTGATGGTgacgatggtggagcacgtggaCATGTCGCGGGACTACGTCGTGACCAAGTCCATCTGGCATCTCAGCGACGCAGCCCTCAAGAGCGTTT ATACCTTCTACGCCATGTTCACGGTGTGGGGCGTCTGCTTCTTTGCGTCCATGAAG GACCCCTTCTACGACAGCGACACGTACAGGAGCGCGGGTGGAGATGGAACCGTGCACTGGTACTACGATAGG CAAGAGGACCTGGAGGCGTCTGCGAGGGAGGAGCTGCTGCGGGAGGAGCTGCTCGAGGAGATTGAGCAGAGGGTTGGGGGCCTCAGAGAGCTGGAGGAAGTAGTCACAAAGTGA
- the LOC136493153 gene encoding photosynthetic NDH subunit of subcomplex B 4, chloroplastic-like isoform X2, with the protein MASQLLRPHSHVAAAAALHSVRRADRHGRCPATVHLGRFHGHGCSRSGRPKRSGSAKVSAFPSLDVVPLMVTMVEHVDMSRDYVVTKSIWHLSDAALKSVYTFYAMFTVWGVCFFASMKDPFYDSDTYRSAGGDGTVHWYYDRQEDLEASAREELLREELLEEIEQRVGGLRELEEVVTK; encoded by the exons ATGGCCTCGCAACTGCTCAGGCCACACTCtcacgtcgccgccgccgccgccctgcacTCCGTGAGGAGAGCcgaccgccatggccgctgccccGCGACAGTGCAC CTCGGCAGGTTCCATGGCCACGGGTGCAGCAGGTCCGGCCGTCCTAAG AGATCCGGCTCAGCGAAGGTGAGCGCCTTCCCGTCGCTGGACGTGGTGCCGCTGATGGTgacgatggtggagcacgtggaCATGTCGCGGGACTACGTCGTGACCAAGTCCATCTGGCATCTCAGCGACGCAGCCCTCAAGAGCGTTT ATACCTTCTACGCCATGTTCACGGTGTGGGGCGTCTGCTTCTTTGCGTCCATGAAG GACCCCTTCTACGACAGCGACACGTACAGGAGCGCGGGTGGAGATGGAACCGTGCACTGGTACTACGATAGG CAAGAGGACCTGGAGGCGTCTGCGAGGGAGGAGCTGCTGCGGGAGGAGCTGCTCGAGGAGATTGAGCAGAGGGTTGGGGGCCTCAGAGAGCTGGAGGAAGTAGTCACAAAGTGA
- the LOC136493153 gene encoding photosynthetic NDH subunit of subcomplex B 4, chloroplastic-like isoform X1: protein MASQLLRPHSHVAAAAALHSVRRADRHGRCPATVHVSFSFKSHVVRTVFPAASSFTFMHAVSLQLGRFHGHGCSRSGRPKRSGSAKVSAFPSLDVVPLMVTMVEHVDMSRDYVVTKSIWHLSDAALKSVYTFYAMFTVWGVCFFASMKDPFYDSDTYRSAGGDGTVHWYYDRQEDLEASAREELLREELLEEIEQRVGGLRELEEVVTK, encoded by the exons ATGGCCTCGCAACTGCTCAGGCCACACTCtcacgtcgccgccgccgccgccctgcacTCCGTGAGGAGAGCcgaccgccatggccgctgccccGCGACAGTGCACGTATCGTTCTCTTTCAAATCCCATGTTGTTCGGACTGTGTTTCCGGCTGCTTCAAGTTTCACTTTTATGCATGCTGTTTCTCTGCAGCTCGGCAGGTTCCATGGCCACGGGTGCAGCAGGTCCGGCCGTCCTAAG AGATCCGGCTCAGCGAAGGTGAGCGCCTTCCCGTCGCTGGACGTGGTGCCGCTGATGGTgacgatggtggagcacgtggaCATGTCGCGGGACTACGTCGTGACCAAGTCCATCTGGCATCTCAGCGACGCAGCCCTCAAGAGCGTTT ATACCTTCTACGCCATGTTCACGGTGTGGGGCGTCTGCTTCTTTGCGTCCATGAAG GACCCCTTCTACGACAGCGACACGTACAGGAGCGCGGGTGGAGATGGAACCGTGCACTGGTACTACGATAGG CAAGAGGACCTGGAGGCGTCTGCGAGGGAGGAGCTGCTGCGGGAGGAGCTGCTCGAGGAGATTGAGCAGAGGGTTGGGGGCCTCAGAGAGCTGGAGGAAGTAGTCACAAAGTGA
- the LOC136490683 gene encoding 7-deoxyloganetin glucosyltransferase-like, which produces MGSIAADADRRPHAVCVPFPAQGHVTPMLKLAKILHSRGFHITFVNTEFNHRRLLRSRGAGALDGLPDFRFAAIPEGLPPSDADATQDVPSLCRATMENCLPHFRSLLAELNSSQDVPPVTCVVGDDVMSFTLEAAREIRVPCALFWTASVCGYMGYRYYRDLMEKGIFPLKDAEQLTNGFLDTPADWAPGMGKHFRLKDFPSFMRSTDPDEFMFHFALKVTEQIAGADAVILNTFDKLEQEALDAMRAMIPSSASIHTIGPLAFLAEEIVPRGDPADAFGSNLWKEDVSCFDWLHGRAPRSVVYVNYGSITVMTNEELVEFAWGLANSGHDFLWIIRPDLVNGDAAVLPPEFLEAIKGRGHLASWCPQEVVLRHEAVGVFLTHSGWNSTMESLCAGVPMLCWPFFAEQQTNCRYKCVEWGVAMEIGHDVRREVVEEKIREVMGGEKGKEMHRRAVEWQETGLRATRPGGRSYANLDKLVADVLLSGGGNTSS; this is translated from the exons ATGGGCTCCATCGCTGCTGACGCCGATCGCCGGCCGCACGCCGTGTGCGTGCCGTTCCCAGCGCAGGGCCACGTCACGCCGATGCTCAAGCTGGCCAAGATCCTCCACAGCCGGGGCTTCCACATCACCTTCGTCAACACGGAGTTCAACCACCGCCGCTTGCTCCGCTCCCGCGGCGCCGGCGCGCTCGACGGCCTCCCGGACTTCCGCTTCGCCGCCATCCCGGAGGGCCTGCCCCCGTCCGACGCCGACGCCACCCAGGACGTGCCGtcgctctgccgcgccaccatggagAACTGCCTCCCGCATTTCAGGAGCCTCCTCGCCGAGCTCAACTCCTCCCAGGACGTGCCGCCGGTCACTTGCGTCGTCGGAGACGACGTCATGAGCTTCACTCTGGAAGCAGCCCGAGAGATCCGCGTGCCGTGCGCTCTCTTCTGGACGGCCAGCGTCTGCGGCTACATGGGCTACCGCTATTACCGAGACCTCATGGAGAAGGGCATCTTCCCGCTCAAAG ACGCCGAGCAGTTGACGAACGGGTTCTTGGACACGCCGGCGGACTGGGCGCCGGGGATGGGCAAGCACTTCCGGCTCAAGGACTTCCCAAGCTTCATGCGCTCGACGGACCCCGACGAGTTCATGTTCCACTTCGCCCTTAAGGTGACGGAGCAGATAGCCGGCGCGGACGCCGTTATCCTCAACACCTTCGACAAGCTCGAGCAGGAGGCGCTCGACGCCATGCGCGCCATGATCCCGTCGTCCGCGTCCATCCACACCATTGGCCCGCTCGCCTTCCTCGCCGAGGAGATAGTACCCCGGGGAGACCCGGCCGATGCGTTTGGCTCCAACCTCTGGAAGGAGGACGTCTCCTGCTTCGACTGGCTCCACGGCAGGGCGCCCAGGTCGGTGGTGTACGTGAACTACGGCAGCATCACGGTGATGACCAACGAAGAGCTGGTGGAATTCGCGTGGGGCCTGGCCAACAGCGGCCACGACTTCCTATGGATCATCCGGCCGGACCTCGTCAACGGCGACGCCGCCGTGCTGCCGCCGGAGTTCCTGGAGGCCATCAAGGGCCGCGGCCACCTGGCGAGCTGGTGCCCGCAGGAGGTGGTGCTGAGGCACGAGGCGGTGGGCGTGTTCCTGACGCACTCCGGGTGGAACTCGACCATGGAGAGCCTGTGCGCCGGAGTGCCCATGCTGTGCTGGCCCTTCTTCGCGGAGCAGCAGACCAACTGCCGGTACAAGTGCGTGGAGTGGGGCGTGGCCATGGAGATCGGCCACGACGTCCGGCGTGAGGTGGTGGAGGAGAAGATCCGCGAGGTGATGGGTGGGGAGAAGGGAAAGGAGATGCACCGCCGTGCGGTGGAGTGGCAGGAGACTGGTCTCCGCGCGACGCGGCCCGGAGGGCGCTCATACGCCAACCTCGACAAGCTGGTTGCCGACGTGCTCCTCTCGGGTGGCGGCAACACGAGTTCTTAA